A genomic region of Paramormyrops kingsleyae isolate MSU_618 chromosome 19, PKINGS_0.4, whole genome shotgun sequence contains the following coding sequences:
- the abcd4 gene encoding lysosomal cobalamin transporter ABCD4 isoform X2 — protein MFENFLWPKLDLKFLQRFCSIQRVLFPTWSSQNVLMFGTLLAVTLFEQLIIYQVGVIPSKFYKVLASKDFPGFKGLLLFAGLLIVLNSMLKSLDQYICSLMYVSWRRALTERLHGSYFQGRVYYTLNVLREDLDNPDQRISQDAERLCKQMSAMASRLILSPFTVAYYTYQCFYSTGWVGPVSIFGYFVVGTLTNKVLMGPIVGTLFEQEKLEGDFRFKHMQIRVNAESAAFYRAGKVEHMRTDRRLQRLLQTQRSLMTKEFWLYIGVNTFDYLGGFLSYMVIAMPIFTGVYDGLSPGELSALISRNAFVCIYLINCFTQLMDLSTTLSDVAGYTHRIGELMEVMDDIIRKQCDYDPTSGDSYDFDSDLDAPHCHVDTAFILDRLSYKSPQSDNLLVKDLSLKISQGTHLLVVGDTGTGKTSFLRVLNRLWESSSGFVQMTTFFGPRGLMFLPQKPYLTDGTLREQVIYPLKDTYPVSGSVDDERILQFLELAGISSLLKRTGGLDEEVDWNWYDVLSPGEMQRLCFARLFYLQPKYAVLDEATSALTEEAEGKLYRACKQLGMTLVSLGHRSSLDKHHDMKLRLCGDGRWEVTELKA, from the exons ATGTTTGAAAATTTCTTATG GCCAAAACTTGACCTGAAGTTTCTGCAGAGATTCTGCTCTATTCAGAGAGTCCTTTTCCCGACGTGGTCCAGTCAAAATGTGCTCATGTTTGGGACTTTGTTGGCTGTCACACTGTTTG AGCAGCTGATAATTTACCAAGTAGGTGTCATTCCAAGCAAGTTCTACAAAGTGCTTGCAAGCAAAGACTTTCCTGGTTTTAAAGGCCTCTTGTTGTTTGCTGGGCTTCTGATAGTGCTGAACTCCATG CTGAAGAGCCTGGACCAGTACATCTGCAGCCTGATGTATGTGAGCTGGCGGAGGGCTCTGACTGAGCGGCTTCATGGCTCCTACTTCCAGGGCAGGGTCTACTACACGCTGAACGTGCTGCGTGAGGATCTGGACAACCC AGACCAGCGTATCAGCCAGGACGCGGAGAGGCTGTGTAAGCAGATGAGCGCCATGGCCAGCCGCCTCATCCTGTCCCCCTTCACCGTGGCCTATTACACCTACCAATGCTTCTACAG CACCGGCTGGGTTGGACCCGTCAGCATCTTTGGCTACTTCGTCGTGGGGACCCTCACcaacaaagtgctgatgggCCCCATCGTGGGCACACTGTTCGAGCAGGAGAAGCTGGAGGGAGACTTCAG ATTCAAGCACATGCAGATCCGGGTTAATGCCGAATCTGCCGCCTTCTACAG GGCTGGAAAGGTGGAGCATATGAGGACAGACCGAAGACTGCAGCGCCTCCTGCAGACCCAGAGGAGCCTGATGACCAAGGAGTTCTGGCTATACA TTGGGGTGAACACCTTCGACTACCTGGGGGGCTTCCTGAGCTACATGGTCATCGCCATGCCCATCTTCACAGGGGTGTATGATGGGCTGAGTCCTGGGGAGCTCAGCGCCCTCATCAGTAGG aatgcttttgTCTGCATCTACTTGATAAACTGCTTCACTCAGCTGATGGACCTGTCCACAACACTGTCTGATGTGGCTGGATACACCCACAG GATTGGCGAGTTGATGGAGGTGATGGACGACATCATCCGGAAGCAGTGTGACTACGATCCTACATCCGGGGATTCGTATGACTTTGACAG CGATCTGGATGCCCCGCATTGCCATGTGGATACAGCTTTCATTCTGGACCGGCTATCCTACAAGTCTCCCCAGTCGGACAATCTCCTAGTGAAAGACCTGAGCCTGAAGATCAGCCAGGGGACACACCTCCTGGTTGTGGGCGACACAGGCACTGGGAAGACCTCCTTCCTGAGGGTCCTCAACAGGCTGTGGGAGTCTTCCAGTG GCTTTGTCCAGATGACCACGTTCTTTGGACCCCGTGGCCTTATGTTTCTCCCTCAGAAGCCGTACCTGACTGATGGAACGTTGAGAGAGCAG GTTATCTACCCCTTAAAGGACACATACCCAGTCTCGG GCTCTGTGGACGACGAGAGAATCCTTCAGTTCCTCGAGTTGGCCGGCATT TCAAGTCTCTTGAAGAGGACAGGGGGCCTGGATGAGGAAGTGGACTGGAACTG GTACGATGTGCTGTCGCCGGGGGAAATGCAGCGGCTGTGTTTCGCCCGCCTCTTCTACCTGCAGCCCAAATACGCAG TGCTGGATGAGGCCACCAGCGCATTGACTGAGGAGGCGGAGGGGAAGCTCTACCGAGCCTGTAAACAGCTGGGCATGACGCTGGTGAGCCTGGGTCACCGCAGCAGCCTGGACAAG CATCACGACATGAAACTGAGGCTCTGTGGAGACGGCAGATGGGAGGTGACCGAGCTGAAAGCGTGA
- the abcd4 gene encoding lysosomal cobalamin transporter ABCD4 isoform X3, which translates to MCSCLGLCWLSHCLLIIYQVGVIPSKFYKVLASKDFPGFKGLLLFAGLLIVLNSMLKSLDQYICSLMYVSWRRALTERLHGSYFQGRVYYTLNVLREDLDNPDQRISQDAERLCKQMSAMASRLILSPFTVAYYTYQCFYSTGWVGPVSIFGYFVVGTLTNKVLMGPIVGTLFEQEKLEGDFRFKHMQIRVNAESAAFYRAGKVEHMRTDRRLQRLLQTQRSLMTKEFWLYIGVNTFDYLGGFLSYMVIAMPIFTGVYDGLSPGELSALISRNAFVCIYLINCFTQLMDLSTTLSDVAGYTHRIGELMEVMDDIIRKQCDYDPTSGDSYDFDSDLDAPHCHVDTAFILDRLSYKSPQSDNLLVKDLSLKISQGTHLLVVGDTGTGKTSFLRVLNRLWESSSGFVQMTTFFGPRGLMFLPQKPYLTDGTLREQVIYPLKDTYPVSGSVDDERILQFLELAGISSLLKRTGGLDEEVDWNWYDVLSPGEMQRLCFARLFYLQPKYAVLDEATSALTEEAEGKLYRACKQLGMTLVSLGHRSSLDKHHDMKLRLCGDGRWEVTELKA; encoded by the exons ATGTGCTCATGTTTGGGACTTTGTTGGCTGTCACACTGTTTG CTGATAATTTACCAAGTAGGTGTCATTCCAAGCAAGTTCTACAAAGTGCTTGCAAGCAAAGACTTTCCTGGTTTTAAAGGCCTCTTGTTGTTTGCTGGGCTTCTGATAGTGCTGAACTCCATG CTGAAGAGCCTGGACCAGTACATCTGCAGCCTGATGTATGTGAGCTGGCGGAGGGCTCTGACTGAGCGGCTTCATGGCTCCTACTTCCAGGGCAGGGTCTACTACACGCTGAACGTGCTGCGTGAGGATCTGGACAACCC AGACCAGCGTATCAGCCAGGACGCGGAGAGGCTGTGTAAGCAGATGAGCGCCATGGCCAGCCGCCTCATCCTGTCCCCCTTCACCGTGGCCTATTACACCTACCAATGCTTCTACAG CACCGGCTGGGTTGGACCCGTCAGCATCTTTGGCTACTTCGTCGTGGGGACCCTCACcaacaaagtgctgatgggCCCCATCGTGGGCACACTGTTCGAGCAGGAGAAGCTGGAGGGAGACTTCAG ATTCAAGCACATGCAGATCCGGGTTAATGCCGAATCTGCCGCCTTCTACAG GGCTGGAAAGGTGGAGCATATGAGGACAGACCGAAGACTGCAGCGCCTCCTGCAGACCCAGAGGAGCCTGATGACCAAGGAGTTCTGGCTATACA TTGGGGTGAACACCTTCGACTACCTGGGGGGCTTCCTGAGCTACATGGTCATCGCCATGCCCATCTTCACAGGGGTGTATGATGGGCTGAGTCCTGGGGAGCTCAGCGCCCTCATCAGTAGG aatgcttttgTCTGCATCTACTTGATAAACTGCTTCACTCAGCTGATGGACCTGTCCACAACACTGTCTGATGTGGCTGGATACACCCACAG GATTGGCGAGTTGATGGAGGTGATGGACGACATCATCCGGAAGCAGTGTGACTACGATCCTACATCCGGGGATTCGTATGACTTTGACAG CGATCTGGATGCCCCGCATTGCCATGTGGATACAGCTTTCATTCTGGACCGGCTATCCTACAAGTCTCCCCAGTCGGACAATCTCCTAGTGAAAGACCTGAGCCTGAAGATCAGCCAGGGGACACACCTCCTGGTTGTGGGCGACACAGGCACTGGGAAGACCTCCTTCCTGAGGGTCCTCAACAGGCTGTGGGAGTCTTCCAGTG GCTTTGTCCAGATGACCACGTTCTTTGGACCCCGTGGCCTTATGTTTCTCCCTCAGAAGCCGTACCTGACTGATGGAACGTTGAGAGAGCAG GTTATCTACCCCTTAAAGGACACATACCCAGTCTCGG GCTCTGTGGACGACGAGAGAATCCTTCAGTTCCTCGAGTTGGCCGGCATT TCAAGTCTCTTGAAGAGGACAGGGGGCCTGGATGAGGAAGTGGACTGGAACTG GTACGATGTGCTGTCGCCGGGGGAAATGCAGCGGCTGTGTTTCGCCCGCCTCTTCTACCTGCAGCCCAAATACGCAG TGCTGGATGAGGCCACCAGCGCATTGACTGAGGAGGCGGAGGGGAAGCTCTACCGAGCCTGTAAACAGCTGGGCATGACGCTGGTGAGCCTGGGTCACCGCAGCAGCCTGGACAAG CATCACGACATGAAACTGAGGCTCTGTGGAGACGGCAGATGGGAGGTGACCGAGCTGAAAGCGTGA
- the abcd4 gene encoding lysosomal cobalamin transporter ABCD4 isoform X1 has product MSQITRAAGKRPERPKLDLKFLQRFCSIQRVLFPTWSSQNVLMFGTLLAVTLFEQLIIYQVGVIPSKFYKVLASKDFPGFKGLLLFAGLLIVLNSMLKSLDQYICSLMYVSWRRALTERLHGSYFQGRVYYTLNVLREDLDNPDQRISQDAERLCKQMSAMASRLILSPFTVAYYTYQCFYSTGWVGPVSIFGYFVVGTLTNKVLMGPIVGTLFEQEKLEGDFRFKHMQIRVNAESAAFYRAGKVEHMRTDRRLQRLLQTQRSLMTKEFWLYIGVNTFDYLGGFLSYMVIAMPIFTGVYDGLSPGELSALISRNAFVCIYLINCFTQLMDLSTTLSDVAGYTHRIGELMEVMDDIIRKQCDYDPTSGDSYDFDSDLDAPHCHVDTAFILDRLSYKSPQSDNLLVKDLSLKISQGTHLLVVGDTGTGKTSFLRVLNRLWESSSGFVQMTTFFGPRGLMFLPQKPYLTDGTLREQVIYPLKDTYPVSGSVDDERILQFLELAGISSLLKRTGGLDEEVDWNWYDVLSPGEMQRLCFARLFYLQPKYAVLDEATSALTEEAEGKLYRACKQLGMTLVSLGHRSSLDKHHDMKLRLCGDGRWEVTELKA; this is encoded by the exons ATGTCACAGATTACGCGAGCTGCAGGGAAAAGACCCGAAAG GCCAAAACTTGACCTGAAGTTTCTGCAGAGATTCTGCTCTATTCAGAGAGTCCTTTTCCCGACGTGGTCCAGTCAAAATGTGCTCATGTTTGGGACTTTGTTGGCTGTCACACTGTTTG AGCAGCTGATAATTTACCAAGTAGGTGTCATTCCAAGCAAGTTCTACAAAGTGCTTGCAAGCAAAGACTTTCCTGGTTTTAAAGGCCTCTTGTTGTTTGCTGGGCTTCTGATAGTGCTGAACTCCATG CTGAAGAGCCTGGACCAGTACATCTGCAGCCTGATGTATGTGAGCTGGCGGAGGGCTCTGACTGAGCGGCTTCATGGCTCCTACTTCCAGGGCAGGGTCTACTACACGCTGAACGTGCTGCGTGAGGATCTGGACAACCC AGACCAGCGTATCAGCCAGGACGCGGAGAGGCTGTGTAAGCAGATGAGCGCCATGGCCAGCCGCCTCATCCTGTCCCCCTTCACCGTGGCCTATTACACCTACCAATGCTTCTACAG CACCGGCTGGGTTGGACCCGTCAGCATCTTTGGCTACTTCGTCGTGGGGACCCTCACcaacaaagtgctgatgggCCCCATCGTGGGCACACTGTTCGAGCAGGAGAAGCTGGAGGGAGACTTCAG ATTCAAGCACATGCAGATCCGGGTTAATGCCGAATCTGCCGCCTTCTACAG GGCTGGAAAGGTGGAGCATATGAGGACAGACCGAAGACTGCAGCGCCTCCTGCAGACCCAGAGGAGCCTGATGACCAAGGAGTTCTGGCTATACA TTGGGGTGAACACCTTCGACTACCTGGGGGGCTTCCTGAGCTACATGGTCATCGCCATGCCCATCTTCACAGGGGTGTATGATGGGCTGAGTCCTGGGGAGCTCAGCGCCCTCATCAGTAGG aatgcttttgTCTGCATCTACTTGATAAACTGCTTCACTCAGCTGATGGACCTGTCCACAACACTGTCTGATGTGGCTGGATACACCCACAG GATTGGCGAGTTGATGGAGGTGATGGACGACATCATCCGGAAGCAGTGTGACTACGATCCTACATCCGGGGATTCGTATGACTTTGACAG CGATCTGGATGCCCCGCATTGCCATGTGGATACAGCTTTCATTCTGGACCGGCTATCCTACAAGTCTCCCCAGTCGGACAATCTCCTAGTGAAAGACCTGAGCCTGAAGATCAGCCAGGGGACACACCTCCTGGTTGTGGGCGACACAGGCACTGGGAAGACCTCCTTCCTGAGGGTCCTCAACAGGCTGTGGGAGTCTTCCAGTG GCTTTGTCCAGATGACCACGTTCTTTGGACCCCGTGGCCTTATGTTTCTCCCTCAGAAGCCGTACCTGACTGATGGAACGTTGAGAGAGCAG GTTATCTACCCCTTAAAGGACACATACCCAGTCTCGG GCTCTGTGGACGACGAGAGAATCCTTCAGTTCCTCGAGTTGGCCGGCATT TCAAGTCTCTTGAAGAGGACAGGGGGCCTGGATGAGGAAGTGGACTGGAACTG GTACGATGTGCTGTCGCCGGGGGAAATGCAGCGGCTGTGTTTCGCCCGCCTCTTCTACCTGCAGCCCAAATACGCAG TGCTGGATGAGGCCACCAGCGCATTGACTGAGGAGGCGGAGGGGAAGCTCTACCGAGCCTGTAAACAGCTGGGCATGACGCTGGTGAGCCTGGGTCACCGCAGCAGCCTGGACAAG CATCACGACATGAAACTGAGGCTCTGTGGAGACGGCAGATGGGAGGTGACCGAGCTGAAAGCGTGA
- the LOC111844455 gene encoding uncharacterized protein, which translates to MFLAGFIMTVLLLSGVSVKSAAVNSREGDDVTLLCYNVVYPDCSSTTWIYYPLQSKKSIVLIDRGKIKDSHRNGKLRQQADCSLHINNVSTVDAGLYTCQQFVTIFKHGDDAEVYLSVLTIAPVPGLEASRALQCLLYTHEGPGRCDRPPFQTLSLRWVSDTDPLGQRDLSSQTHTGPCNSTLRINHQRTENDQTKWRCQLLDKKKVTLTYNYTSDSSGYRQMAAINIELPVRLTVFFLALITPPIIGAAHYMRRRKMLPKGKEYENTRTTASAL; encoded by the exons ATGTTTCTGGCTGGGTTTATAATGACGGTGCTCCTCCTCTCAG GTGTCAGTGTAAAGTCAGCTGCTGTAAACTCCCGGGAGGGAGATGATGTTACTCTGCTGTGTTACAATGTGGTTTATCCTGACTGCTCCTCCACCACATGGATATATTACCCCttacaaagtaaaaaaagcaTTGTACTGATTGATCGTGGAAAAATCAAAGACTCACACCGAAATGGGAAACTGAGGCAGCAAGCAGACTGTTCTCTGCACATTAATAATGTCAGCACTGTAGATGCTGGGCTCTATACATGTCAGCAGTTTGTTACCATCTTTAAGCATGGAGATGATGCCGAAGTTTATCTCTCTGTTCTTACCA TTGCTCCAGTTCCAGGGCTGGAGGCTAGCAGGGCACTGCAGTGTCTGCTGTACACCCATGAAGGTCCTGGACGGTGTGATCGTCCCCCGTTTCAAACTCTGTCCCTGCGGTGGGTTAGTGACACAGACCCACTGGGGCAGAGAGATCTCAgctcccagacacacacaggccccTGTAACTCCACTCTGCGGATTAACCATCAGAGGACAGAGAACGACCAGACGAAATGGCGATGTCAGCTCCTTGATAAGAAGAAGGTGACGCTCACATACAACTACACATCTG ACAGCTCAGGCTACAGGCAGATGGCTGCTATAAACATAG AGCTTCCAGTGAGATTGACAGTCTTCTTCCTGGCCCTAATCACACCCCCCATCATTGGTGCCGCCCATTacatgaggaggaggaaaatGCTTCCAAAAG GGAAAGAGTATGAAAACACTAGGACAACAGCATCTGCTTTATAG